The Bacillota bacterium LX-D region CGCCAGCAGAAGAAAACCGCTGGATGATTTTATTCATTGGGATGGCTTGAACAAGTAGCTGTTTTTCTCATAAAAAAACCATGGCTGCCTTAAGTGGCCATGGTTTTTTATTACGTTTTTGCTTTTTACTGCTGTCCATAACCATGCAAATAAAAATTTCTCATGGCTGCAATATCTTCACTGCTTAACTCCACAACACCGCCTAAAAGACTAGCCATAATTGTAATTTGAGCCGCCTTCTCGACAATTTGGCATACTCGCAACGCTTCTCGCAAATCTCTCCCTACGCCTACTACGCCATGATTAGCCAACAAAACTGCATTTCTTCCTTCCATAGCTTGGACAGCTGCAGTTCCTAGTTCTGCCGTACCTGGTAATACATATTTACTGACTCTTACGTCTCCTCCTACTATTTGGACAAGATCTTCTACAGCTGCAGGAATAGGTTTTCTGGCTGCAGCTAAAGCGCTGGCATAGATGCTATGGGTATGAACAATTGCGTTTACATCTTTCCTCCCTTGGTAAATAGCAAGATGCAATGGCAGCTCACTAGAAGGGCGGCGATTTCCTCCCACAATTTTACCCTGAAAATCAACTAAGACAATATCGCTAGGCTGTAATTCATTGTAATCCATACCACTGGGAGTAAGTGCCATGACTTCTTCTTCAGTCACACGAGTACTGATATTTCCCCAGGTGCCCACTACAAGATTTGAGTTGAACATTGCTAAACCTGTAGCTACAACATCTTGGCATGCTTTTATGGTTTTATTCACAATAATTTCTCTCCTCTTATTGCCTTCCTTACTTATTCTTCCTACTTTGCCAGTAATTTAAAACTTTTATTTCAAAGCTAATAATTTAGGTTTATAAGGTGCATGTAAAATGCCCCTTTCCGTAATAATTCCCGTAATATTCTCATAAGGTGTAACATCAAAAGCTGGGTTATACACCTTAATCTGAGGAGGAGCAATCCTTTCATTGCCAATATGAGTAACTTCCTTTTCATCCCGCTCCTCAATAACAATTTCTTTCCCCGTTTCAATGGCAAAATCGACTGTAGTCAAGGGAGCAGCTATATAAAAGGGTACGTTAAAATGTTTAGCAATTTCCGAAAGCATATAAGTACCAATTTTATTGGCCGTATCTCCATTTAAAGCGATGCGGTCAGCACCAACTAAAATTAAATCAATTTTACCATCTCTAATTAAGGTTGGAGCAACTGTATCGGGAATTAAAGTGGCTGGAATTCCTTCTTGCACTAATTCCCAGGCAGTAAGCCTAGCACCCTGCAACCTTGGCCTTGTTTCGTCGGCATAGACATGAATATTTTTGCCTTGTCCATGGGCTTCCCTAATGATTCCCAGAGCAGTACCATAACCTACCGTCGCTAAAGCACCCGTATTACAATGGGTTAAAATATTTACCCCTTGTGGGATCAAAGTATTTCCTAATCTGGCTATTTGTTTGTTAGTTTCCACGTCTTCTAAAGCAATTTGATCTGCTTCAGTTTTTAATAATTGATAAATAGCCTCATTGTTTAAGTTCTGATTATTAAATAAAACATCATTCATTCTACGGACTGCCCAAACTAAGTTAACAGCCGTTGGCCTAGCTTCCGCAATTGTTTCACTAGCTTTCGCCATTTTAGTCAAAAACTCTGCTTTAGAAAGCACCATGAATTCCTGGGCTGCCAAAACAATACCATATGCCCCAGCTGAGCCAATAGCAGGTGCACCTCGTACAACCATTTCTTTGATAGCGTAAACCACCTCTTGGTAGCCACGGCACTTAACTAATTCACACCGTAGAGGTAGACAACGTTGATCTAGCAAATATAGAACATTATCTAAAAATTCAATGCTTTTAACTTCCACTTGTAAATTCACCTCAAATACTCTCAGTGTAGTTATCTTACTATTATAGTTATTATCATTATGATAACTATATACGATAACTATAATAGTATGAATCTGCAAGACAGTAAAGGTGCTGCCATATTATCATCATAAATTTTTAATTTTGAAAATTTCACTTGTATAGATTAGCAAAAGTAGCAGCATTTCCTCCGGGGAATAGGGAAAATGCAAAAATATTTCAAAAAATTTAAAGAACAACAAATCAAAGAAACCTAGGAAACGGGCTCAGAAGTAGGTAAGAGTAAAACGTATACCGTCATCGGCGGAATTTAAAGAAATGTAACATAAAACAATTAACTTAAAAAGATCTTGGAAGGAAAAATCTGGAAACAACTATACTAAAGAGTGGAAATGCTTCTGTTGTTTCAATCCTTGTTATGTTGGAATTTCCTCAGTAACACTAGTAATTTTAAAAAATGCAGTATACGCTGGCCGGTTTCAATCCTTGTTATGTTGGAATTTCCTCAGTAACGAAGTATAGAGAAAATGGGGGGTTTAAAAATTTTTAAGTTTCAATCCTTGTTATGTTGGAATTTCCTCAGTAACATGTAAAAGTAACTGATAATCCAAACGACCCTGCTTTGTTTCAATCCTTGTTATGTTGGAATTTCCTCAGTAACCAGTACAAAAACTTAGGCAGAGGGAAAAAGAAAGTTTCAATCCTTGTTATGTTGGAATTTCCTCAGTAACACAAGTGGCTTCGTACCTCACTCGCGTCCCATACGTGTTTCAATCCTTGTTATGTTGGAATTTCCTCAGTAACCAATTTTCCTAAGTTCCTCAGCCACTTTTTCTGTGAAGTTTCAATCCTTGTTATGTTGGAATTTCCTCAGTAACAGGAGGGTGAATAACGTGAGGGATTATCGGTTTAGAGGGTTTCAATCCTTGTTATGTTGGAATTTCCTCAGTAACGGCAATAGCATATAGTAAAGCTTTTGCTCTTTATAGGTTTCAATCCTTGTTATGTTGGAATTTCCTCAGTAACTTGGGTCACGAAATAAATTTACAACCTTCTTCCGCGAGTTTCAATCCTTGTTATGTTGGAATTTCCTCAGTAACAACGGGTATTTATTGTGATACGTGCAATGCTCTTCAGGTTTCAATCCTTGTTATGTTGGAATTTCCTCAGTAACTGCCTGTATCCGTTCGGAATACTTAAATGAGTTGTTGGTTTCAATCCTTGTTATGTTGGAATTTCCTCAGTAACGAGACAATGCACGAACGATTAAGATCTATCAGAAAGTTTCAATCCTTGTTATGTTGGAATTTCCTCAGTAACGGATTTAGGTTTAAAAGTACCTGCTGTAGCAGCAACGTTTCAATCCTTGTTATGTTGGAATTTCCTCAGTAACGACTTAAGGTTTAATATTATTTATGAGCTGATGTAGTTTCAATCCTTGTTATGTTGGAATTTCCTCAGTAACTGCGGGGCCTTCAACGCTTCCTCGCCTGCCTGCAGGTTTCAATCCTTGTTATGTTGGAATTTCCTCAGTAACCGTCAGTACAAAAACTTAGGCAGAGGGAAAAAGAAAGTTTCAATCCTTGTTATGTTGGAATTTCCTCAGTAACTTGAATACGGATTCATTGACAACGCTGCGGATAGGGCGTTTCAATCCTTGTTATGTTGGAATTTCCTCAGTAACAGTTGTTTAATTCGTTTCCTGGCGGCAAGTTGTTTATGTTTCAATCCTTGTTATGTTGGAATTTCCTCAGTAACTGTTTATGTTCATTCTGATATTCAACAGATTCTTGAAGAGTTTCAATCCTTGTTATGTTGGAATTTCCTCAGTAACCAGCAAACTATCAGCAAGAACCTATTGACATAAAGGGGTTTCAATCCTTGTTATGTTGGAATTTCCTCAGTAACAAGGCTGGACTTGGGCTGATGTTGAACCTTATGTTCAGTTTCAATCCTTGTTATGTTGGAATTTCCTCAGTAACCGCAAACAGCTGAAAAACCTTTAATTAAAAGGATCTGGAGGTTTTTTTCTTAAAATTAAATGGCTTAGAACAGACTATAAGAATAAATATTACACCCACTTTTTTTAACCCATTTACATACTTTTTGCATCCTCAAAACCCGCTAATTTCAAGGCTTTTGGAAGCTTCTAAACCTTCTACGCAAATATTTTTGTAGCAACAATCCACACATCTGGCCTTATATTTTGTTGCCTTTGGATAATAGTTTTCCTCTATAATTTTTCGCATATCCTTTAATGCAGCATCCAATATAAGCCAATCCCGCTGTGTGAATTTTATTTCAGCCAGATAATTCTTACTTCTAATATAACATAAATATCCTGTATAAACTGGTTTTTCATAATTTTCGCTGATTAGTGCTCCGTATATTAAGGCCTGAATTCGGTAAGTTGAATAAATTACTCCTTTATACTCGGCAAATTTGTAGTCAAGAGGTGCCATTGTACCATCTGCCAATTGTAATACTTCATCCACCTTACCTTTTAATCCTAATTTTTTACTGTGAAGAAAAATATCAATTTCCTTCTTTGTACAAGCTATCTTTTTACGAACATACTCTTTGTTTATCTGACTTTTGTATTGGTGGATATCCCTTC contains the following coding sequences:
- the mtnA gene encoding S-methyl-5-thioribose-1-phosphate isomerase, translating into MNLQVEVKSIEFLDNVLYLLDQRCLPLRCELVKCRGYQEVVYAIKEMVVRGAPAIGSAGAYGIVLAAQEFMVLSKAEFLTKMAKASETIAEARPTAVNLVWAVRRMNDVLFNNQNLNNEAIYQLLKTEADQIALEDVETNKQIARLGNTLIPQGVNILTHCNTGALATVGYGTALGIIREAHGQGKNIHVYADETRPRLQGARLTAWELVQEGIPATLIPDTVAPTLIRDGKIDLILVGADRIALNGDTANKIGTYMLSEIAKHFNVPFYIAAPLTTVDFAIETGKEIVIEERDEKEVTHIGNERIAPPQIKVYNPAFDVTPYENITGIITERGILHAPYKPKLLALK
- the cas4 gene encoding CRISPR-associated protein Cas4 is translated as MYKVNDRELLNPSEVIEFLYCPRFIYYMRCLKIPQNEHNRFKVMKGRDIHQYKSQINKEYVRKKIACTKKEIDIFLHSKKLGLKGKVDEVLQLADGTMAPLDYKFAEYKGVIYSTYRIQALIYGALISENYEKPVYTGYLCYIRSKNYLAEIKFTQRDWLILDAALKDMRKIIEENYYPKATKYKARCVDCCYKNICVEGLEASKSLEISGF
- a CDS encoding class II aldolase/adducin family protein is translated as MNKTIKACQDVVATGLAMFNSNLVVGTWGNISTRVTEEEVMALTPSGMDYNELQPSDIVLVDFQGKIVGGNRRPSSELPLHLAIYQGRKDVNAIVHTHSIYASALAAARKPIPAAVEDLVQIVGGDVRVSKYVLPGTAELGTAAVQAMEGRNAVLLANHGVVGVGRDLREALRVCQIVEKAAQITIMASLLGGVVELSSEDIAAMRNFYLHGYGQQ